Proteins from a single region of Chitinivibrio alkaliphilus ACht1:
- a CDS encoding prephenate dehydrogenase/arogenate dehydrogenase family protein: MVSVQRVIIYSVGLLGGSLGAALKQSGFSGEIIGVSSPRGQDTALKAGVIDRAVGYESLPTLLQENDLLFLCSPITGIIAALEQLGQIDLPRGVIISDVGSTKSTIVSTARTVLPSHVTFVGGHPMTGSEKSGPLHSDPLLFENALYVLTPETPQEEEISDFLEVFLRTHTGAQISRFSPKTHDTIAATISHVPHIIAVGLVDLARKINYEVPGTLSLAAGGFKSVTRIASSPYAMWRDIFATNKRAVCRILSQYCGILEEMRLELMDDALEDRFTTAKDVRARLRGDRKGFAAPLHEIQVVAADEPGFLARMTQVISAAHINIRDIELLKVREGEAGTFMLAFESSREAHRAVAALREASFSARCVGE, translated from the coding sequence ATGGTGTCAGTTCAACGTGTTATTATTTATAGTGTGGGACTCTTAGGAGGTTCCTTGGGTGCGGCCTTAAAGCAGAGTGGGTTTTCCGGTGAAATTATTGGGGTTTCCTCTCCACGAGGGCAAGATACTGCTCTGAAAGCAGGAGTAATTGACCGGGCTGTGGGCTATGAGAGTCTCCCCACTTTATTGCAGGAAAATGACCTGCTCTTTCTTTGTTCACCCATTACAGGAATTATTGCTGCCTTGGAACAACTGGGACAGATTGATCTTCCACGGGGAGTGATTATAAGCGATGTGGGGAGCACGAAGTCAACCATTGTTTCAACGGCCAGAACGGTACTGCCTTCGCATGTAACCTTTGTGGGGGGCCATCCCATGACCGGCTCAGAAAAATCGGGGCCGCTTCACTCGGATCCTCTCCTTTTTGAAAATGCCCTCTATGTTCTTACTCCTGAAACTCCCCAGGAAGAAGAAATTTCGGATTTCCTCGAGGTGTTTTTGCGCACACATACGGGAGCGCAAATATCTCGTTTTTCCCCGAAAACGCATGATACAATTGCGGCTACAATCAGTCATGTGCCCCATATTATTGCTGTTGGATTGGTTGATCTGGCCAGAAAAATAAACTATGAAGTTCCGGGGACACTCTCCCTTGCTGCGGGAGGATTTAAATCTGTGACGCGCATTGCCTCTTCTCCCTATGCGATGTGGCGTGATATTTTTGCTACCAATAAACGCGCCGTATGTCGCATCCTCTCACAATATTGCGGCATTCTTGAAGAGATGCGATTGGAGCTCATGGATGACGCCTTGGAAGATCGGTTTACCACGGCTAAGGATGTACGGGCTCGCCTGCGGGGTGATCGGAAAGGTTTTGCTGCTCCCTTGCATGAGATTCAGGTTGTGGCCGCTGATGAGCCGGGGTTTCTTGCGCGTATGACCCAGGTAATATCTGCAGCACATATCAATATTCGTGATATTGAACTTTTAAAGGTGCGTGAGGGGGAAGCAGGAACGTTTATGCTTGCCTTTGAATCTTCCCGTGAAGCACACCGGGCGGTGGCGGCGCTGCGGGAGGCGTCTTTTTCTGCACGGTGCGTCGGAGAGTAG
- a CDS encoding NAD(+)/NADH kinase: MKTIGIVLFKKNHDSKKILQRLAAWAATGGVQLVLHHEAPVDSTVHTGFPMASSEEEFLNAVEMVISVGGDGTFLTAAHIVKFTHIPLMGINLGHLGFLANIEMFEVERCLDQVVRREYTTVERMVLDVQVYRAGERIHSMYALNDTYINRIVPRMISVSLWYNDSYITDYVADGLIIATPGGSTAYSLSAGGPIVDPSLKAYLITPICPHSLNERPIVLSARRQLRLQVNSKNPGMIFSADGISSVELRAKDEMYISYSGKCARLMEFRQHSYFDTLKNKLNWSGSGTKEE, translated from the coding sequence ATGAAAACAATTGGCATTGTACTTTTTAAGAAAAATCATGATTCCAAAAAAATTTTACAGCGCCTTGCTGCGTGGGCTGCAACGGGGGGAGTGCAGCTTGTTCTGCATCATGAAGCGCCCGTGGACAGTACTGTTCATACCGGGTTTCCCATGGCATCATCGGAAGAAGAGTTTTTAAACGCGGTTGAGATGGTTATTTCCGTTGGGGGAGATGGGACCTTTCTTACGGCGGCTCATATCGTGAAATTTACGCACATTCCTCTCATGGGGATTAACCTGGGGCATCTTGGTTTTTTGGCAAATATTGAGATGTTTGAAGTTGAGAGATGTCTTGATCAGGTTGTTCGCCGTGAATATACCACGGTTGAACGTATGGTTCTTGATGTGCAGGTGTATCGAGCGGGAGAACGAATCCATTCTATGTATGCTTTAAATGATACCTATATTAATCGCATTGTGCCTCGTATGATCTCTGTTTCTCTGTGGTATAACGATTCATATATTACCGATTACGTCGCCGATGGGCTTATTATAGCTACTCCCGGAGGGTCTACGGCATACTCTCTTTCTGCAGGTGGGCCCATTGTAGATCCCTCCCTTAAGGCCTATCTTATTACACCAATCTGTCCGCACTCATTGAATGAACGGCCCATTGTTCTTTCTGCACGGCGGCAGCTCCGTCTTCAGGTAAACTCTAAAAATCCTGGTATGATTTTTAGTGCAGATGGTATTTCCTCGGTTGAACTGCGCGCAAAGGATGAGATGTATATTTCATACAGCGGGAAGTGTGCACGTCTCATGGAATTTCGGCAGCACTCCTATTTTGATACATTAAAAAATAAGTTGAACTGGAGTGGTTCCGGTACAAAGGAGGAGTAA
- the recN gene encoding DNA repair protein RecN produces the protein MLRSLQVKNLALIQNISIELTGGFSVFTGETGAGKSILMGAIDLLLGGRASSTSVRSGEEKAEVTGVFFLPQASRDIGVLLEREEIPLDEGELLIRRIIRKNGRNRVLINAVEVPLHTLKQLGNLLFDLHGQHDHQALLAEDAAVRIIDRFSRVVPCTQTYATAWKEYSRARAAVDEHRRTIALLEEKKEFLQFKYEEIEKLSLQDGELDALKDEYQRVSSVHERSAAAGRIEKIISDSPDGQGISSLIGELEHAMRDLCRYDASFSQWLDSIGDTLSVYNDLSATISSYVHDIHDDCSPYRTDELNSRISAIQRLMKKHKCDYPGLLEKRHALAEELASIENAQSDETELKKALEKSRAVLCQHGKTLDAARRATSTELDAGITEKMAFLGFAGGAFKTVFTTHEHPQETGIATPRFLVRTNKGEPFTELSHTASGGEISRIMLAIKSILAEDDPVPILVFDEIDTGVGGKIAVGIGREMRSLSRSHQLFVISHLQQIAVQADSHYSVYKREQDGRIITEITRLSPEGRVEEVARMLGDDHSAQSLEHARTLLAAAESA, from the coding sequence ATGTTACGTTCTTTACAGGTGAAAAATCTTGCCCTGATACAGAATATTTCCATAGAGCTTACGGGTGGGTTTTCTGTATTCACCGGTGAAACGGGGGCAGGAAAATCTATTCTCATGGGCGCCATAGACCTCCTTCTTGGGGGACGGGCTTCGTCAACAAGTGTTCGTAGTGGTGAAGAAAAAGCGGAGGTAACCGGGGTGTTTTTTCTTCCCCAGGCTTCCCGTGATATTGGTGTTCTCCTCGAACGTGAAGAGATCCCCTTAGATGAGGGTGAACTCTTGATCCGCCGTATTATTCGCAAGAATGGGAGAAACCGAGTTTTGATAAATGCTGTGGAAGTTCCCCTGCATACATTGAAACAGCTCGGGAATCTTCTCTTTGATCTCCATGGGCAGCATGATCATCAAGCCCTTCTTGCGGAAGATGCGGCGGTACGTATAATTGACCGTTTTTCACGGGTGGTTCCTTGTACACAGACCTATGCCACTGCGTGGAAAGAGTATTCCCGCGCACGCGCCGCCGTGGATGAACATCGGCGTACCATTGCGCTGTTGGAAGAGAAAAAGGAGTTTCTCCAGTTTAAATATGAAGAAATTGAGAAATTGTCCTTGCAGGATGGAGAGCTTGATGCCCTGAAAGATGAGTACCAACGTGTATCTTCTGTTCATGAGCGCAGTGCTGCGGCTGGACGAATTGAAAAAATTATCAGTGATAGCCCCGATGGGCAGGGAATCAGCAGTTTAATTGGTGAGCTGGAACATGCCATGCGTGATTTATGTCGATATGATGCATCTTTTTCCCAATGGCTGGATTCTATTGGCGATACGCTTTCGGTGTATAATGATCTGAGCGCAACAATCTCTTCATATGTCCATGATATTCATGATGATTGCAGCCCATACCGCACAGACGAGCTGAACAGCAGAATCAGTGCAATTCAACGATTGATGAAGAAGCATAAATGCGATTATCCCGGGCTTTTAGAAAAGCGCCATGCCTTGGCCGAAGAACTTGCATCCATTGAGAACGCGCAGTCTGATGAAACTGAATTGAAAAAGGCCCTTGAGAAAAGTCGTGCTGTCCTGTGCCAGCATGGAAAAACCTTAGATGCCGCTCGACGTGCCACTTCGACAGAGCTTGATGCCGGTATTACCGAAAAAATGGCTTTTCTGGGTTTTGCTGGCGGAGCGTTTAAGACTGTGTTTACCACTCATGAGCATCCACAGGAGACGGGAATTGCCACGCCCCGCTTTCTCGTTCGTACCAATAAGGGAGAACCCTTTACGGAGCTGTCTCATACAGCTTCGGGTGGTGAGATATCCCGAATTATGCTTGCCATAAAGAGTATTTTAGCAGAGGATGACCCCGTCCCTATTCTTGTATTTGATGAAATAGACACGGGAGTTGGTGGTAAAATAGCCGTGGGGATTGGACGGGAAATGCGAAGTCTTTCGCGCTCTCATCAGCTGTTTGTAATCTCTCATCTTCAGCAAATTGCAGTGCAGGCAGATTCACATTACTCCGTATATAAACGGGAACAGGACGGGCGCATAATCACGGAAATTACTCGTCTTTCCCCAGAGGGGCGGGTAGAAGAAGTGGCACGAATGCTTGGGGATGATCATTCAGCGCAATCCTTGGAGCATGCCCGCACCCTTCTTGCAGCAGCAGAATCAGCCTAA
- a CDS encoding glycosyltransferase family 4 protein has translation MKKILAVLPVVSGAVGGGLYHQARETVAALSTSEYSVEPYNPWKQYDWESISAVHIFCANRETYDMALFVRSRNIPLVVSPVFFSLHPAWLIQAELLGTRLIQKISSGVVSSFFFLKEICRMADAILPNTDEEARLIAKICAISHERIRIVPNGVSPHFSHATPELFQQKYGMIEPILSVGNIGYVRKNMLNLLKAVAPLSHPVYIIGPIYHNAYGKACQEIAQNAPHINLLGPLDNSDPLLASAYAAARVFALPSALETPGIASLEAASTGATIVTTPYGGTRYYFGEGAYYCNPRSIRSIRTAIEQALRSPKASMADTILSRFTWEQVGRETAALYGDLLG, from the coding sequence ATGAAGAAAATTCTAGCTGTGCTTCCTGTTGTATCAGGTGCAGTGGGAGGTGGATTGTACCATCAAGCCCGAGAAACCGTAGCGGCCCTTTCTACCTCGGAATATTCCGTAGAACCCTACAACCCCTGGAAGCAGTATGATTGGGAAAGCATCTCGGCAGTACATATTTTCTGTGCCAATCGTGAAACCTACGATATGGCTCTTTTTGTACGCTCCCGAAATATTCCCCTCGTGGTATCACCGGTCTTTTTTTCTCTTCATCCTGCCTGGCTTATTCAGGCAGAACTGCTCGGTACCCGTCTCATTCAGAAGATCTCCTCTGGGGTTGTAAGCTCCTTCTTCTTCCTGAAAGAGATTTGCCGCATGGCAGATGCAATTCTTCCCAATACCGATGAAGAAGCACGCCTTATTGCAAAGATATGTGCCATATCACACGAACGAATACGTATTGTTCCCAATGGTGTATCTCCCCATTTCTCTCATGCTACCCCAGAGCTGTTTCAACAAAAATATGGCATGATTGAACCCATTCTTTCCGTTGGAAATATCGGATATGTACGAAAAAATATGCTTAATCTACTTAAGGCGGTAGCTCCGCTTTCACACCCCGTCTATATTATTGGCCCTATCTACCATAATGCCTACGGGAAAGCGTGTCAGGAAATAGCTCAAAATGCTCCTCATATCAATCTACTTGGTCCTCTGGATAACTCAGATCCACTCCTTGCCTCTGCCTATGCAGCAGCACGGGTATTTGCCCTTCCCTCTGCCTTAGAAACACCGGGGATTGCTTCTCTGGAGGCAGCAAGTACAGGAGCAACAATTGTCACCACCCCCTATGGAGGAACACGATACTACTTCGGCGAAGGGGCATATTACTGTAATCCACGAAGCATTCGAAGTATCAGAACAGCAATCGAACAAGCTCTTCGTTCTCCCAAAGCATCCATGGCAGACACCATACTTTCTCGGTTTACCTGGGAACAGGTTGGTCGTGAAACGGCAGCTCTCTACGGCGATCTCTTAGGCTGA
- a CDS encoding glycosyltransferase GT1 family, giving the protein MERIFRSVLPAVEKVYVYPHIEKSSRHNPYLSLLYAQTTLPVYSANPLFPRYLCSPQTTIMHYHWLSFASLTGLIKLCIKVLPLILFVHRGGKIIWTVHNSEPHEGKYRRANYLLRKYAAHRVSRLVVHTEEARKEVSHLFSIPSSHIALCPHPAYPVEPLAQETARHLLTSLLTSPIPRGKLLILMYGYIAPYKGILPVVSCLQNHRFVHLIIAGKVKDPAYYRTLCSIAERGGNTTIIPRFISSEEEQILFSSADYILFNFSKILSSGSFILAKSYQRPCLVRADLPMAHQISNEDILFTDEEDLCTRIQEVLP; this is encoded by the coding sequence ATGGAAAGAATCTTTCGTTCGGTTCTTCCAGCGGTGGAAAAAGTATATGTGTATCCACACATAGAAAAATCAAGTCGTCATAACCCCTATCTTTCTCTACTCTATGCTCAAACCACCCTGCCCGTATACAGTGCAAACCCACTCTTTCCGCGTTACCTCTGCTCTCCTCAAACCACCATTATGCACTATCATTGGCTCTCTTTTGCCTCTCTTACAGGGCTGATAAAGCTTTGCATTAAGGTACTTCCGCTTATCCTTTTTGTACACCGGGGAGGAAAAATAATCTGGACGGTACATAACAGTGAACCCCATGAAGGAAAATATCGCAGGGCAAACTATTTGCTCAGGAAGTATGCGGCACACAGAGTTTCCCGCCTTGTTGTGCATACAGAGGAGGCACGAAAAGAGGTGTCGCACCTGTTTTCTATACCTTCTTCACACATAGCACTCTGTCCCCATCCTGCATATCCCGTAGAGCCACTTGCCCAGGAAACAGCCCGGCATCTGCTTACGTCTCTCCTTACATCACCCATACCAAGGGGAAAACTCCTCATACTTATGTATGGCTATATTGCACCCTACAAAGGCATACTCCCCGTAGTTTCATGCCTGCAAAACCACAGATTTGTTCATCTCATTATTGCAGGTAAGGTAAAAGACCCCGCCTATTATAGAACCCTTTGCAGTATCGCAGAAAGGGGGGGTAATACAACCATAATTCCACGATTTATTAGCTCCGAGGAAGAGCAAATACTGTTTTCAAGTGCAGATTACATTCTCTTTAATTTTTCCAAAATTCTTTCTTCCGGCTCCTTTATTCTCGCAAAAAGCTATCAACGTCCATGCCTTGTCAGGGCAGACTTGCCCATGGCCCACCAAATATCAAATGAAGACATTCTTTTCACTGATGAGGAGGACCTGTGTACACGCATTCAGGAAGTGCTCCCGTAA
- a CDS encoding AEC family transporter, translated as MFIQRVYEIAQITVPVFSIALVGYALFRKEFISSTAKAGMGKLTYYIALPALIFSSFMKTDSSDLFSWELFFLATLPILILGPMIYICGRIIRATPTKQAALTYSSYWGNNGYMGFPLAINAVGASTGLATAAVINGFTVPFYILSAMLLIYRSQHTHTEESAEEMKAEAVKTFFNPVIITLVISSFLAWIRPSLTAALTIPRVFSELFAILIASADLLGSLGLPLALILVGSNLKIEEITSEKGLLALAVGAKLVGAPLVLFLTVPAFFPDLSHDTYVILILLNAVPGAVANYIISDRLGVERDFIASYLVLSTALSIFTIPFWLYLVL; from the coding sequence ATGTTTATCCAACGAGTATATGAAATAGCCCAAATTACCGTCCCAGTATTTTCAATTGCTCTCGTGGGATACGCCCTTTTCAGAAAAGAGTTTATTTCCAGTACGGCAAAAGCAGGCATGGGAAAACTCACGTACTATATTGCTCTTCCTGCCCTCATCTTCTCCTCCTTTATGAAAACCGACAGCAGTGACCTGTTCTCATGGGAGCTCTTTTTTCTTGCTACTCTTCCCATACTAATTCTCGGACCAATGATATACATCTGTGGCCGTATAATTCGGGCTACACCGACAAAACAAGCAGCCCTCACCTATAGCTCATATTGGGGCAATAACGGCTATATGGGGTTCCCCCTCGCCATAAATGCCGTAGGAGCATCCACGGGGTTGGCAACTGCCGCTGTTATCAATGGATTTACCGTACCATTCTATATTCTTTCAGCCATGCTCCTCATATATCGATCCCAACACACCCATACGGAGGAATCAGCAGAGGAAATGAAAGCTGAGGCGGTGAAAACATTTTTCAACCCCGTGATTATCACCCTTGTGATAAGCTCTTTTCTGGCGTGGATACGCCCCAGCCTCACCGCTGCTCTCACTATTCCCCGTGTTTTTTCCGAACTCTTTGCGATACTGATAGCTTCGGCCGACCTTCTTGGGTCGCTTGGCCTTCCCCTTGCCCTTATTTTAGTAGGGAGTAATCTAAAAATTGAAGAAATCACTTCTGAAAAAGGCCTCCTTGCCCTTGCAGTGGGAGCAAAGCTTGTGGGAGCTCCCCTGGTTCTGTTTTTAACCGTCCCCGCCTTCTTTCCCGACCTGTCCCACGACACATACGTGATACTCATTCTGCTGAATGCGGTTCCCGGAGCCGTTGCAAATTATATTATCTCAGACCGTCTGGGAGTTGAACGAGACTTCATTGCCTCGTATCTGGTACTCTCTACGGCACTTTCTATTTTTACCATCCCCTTTTGGTTATATCTTGTCTTGTGA